In Vespa crabro chromosome 13, iyVesCrab1.2, whole genome shotgun sequence, one DNA window encodes the following:
- the LOC124428785 gene encoding cysteine and histidine-rich protein 1 homolog produces the protein MCAGCFTHVLADARLRDELATCPNCRIEISKTSASRNLAVEKAVSELPAECQYCAKEFPRNSLERHEETMCEERISSCKYSRIGCPWRGPNHEGPEHEAHCVHPHRTGADVMEALRDIDARTLEERRLYDNVFDLLSYEKITFNDLQMKPYRTDEFVHKLFYETSRFTAFNNQWVVKARINNSQRDPTQSSERDITYQLILKTKTTYPLPLHYLILKGPFGDMKVQPRIHRFEFTEQDNESPYLPIPLPDTAECNRLLAAKAISFRLIMFLASK, from the exons ATGTGTGCTGGTTGCTTCACTCATGTCCTCGCAGATGCCAGGCTACGAGATGAATTGGCTACCTGTCCTAACTGCAGAATTGAAATCAGCAAAACGTCTGCATCTCGAAATTTGGCAGTTGAAAAAGCGGTATCCGAATTGCCGGCAGAATGTCAATACTGCGCCAAGGAGTTCCCACGGAATTCCTTGGAACGTCACGAAGAAACGATGTGCGAGGAGag GATATCTAGTTGCAAATACAGTAGGATCGGTTGCCCATGGCGAGGTCCAAATCATGAAGGACCAGAGCACGAAGCACATTGCGTTCATCCTCATCGCACTGGGGCAGATGTTATGGAAGCTTTACGCGACATTGATGCTCGTACTTTAGAAGAACGTAGGCTCTATGACAATGTCTTTGATCTTTTGTCCTACGAAAAAATCACTTTCAATG atTTACAAATGAAGCCGTACCGTACCGATGAATTTGTTCATAAATTGTTTTACGAAACATCTCGTTTCACGGCATTCAATAATCAATGGGTTGTGAAAGCAAGGATCAACAATAGCCAACGCGATCCTACTCAAAGTTCTGAACGCGATATAACTTATCAG TTGATTCTGAAAACGAAAACGACATATCCATTACCCCTGCACTATTTGATATTGAAAGGACCCTTTGGCGATATGAAAGTACAGCCAAGAATTCATAGATTTGAATTCACTGAACAAGACAACGAAAGTCCATATTTGCCTATACCATTACCAGATACGGCGGAGTGTAATAGACTTCTTGCTGCAAAAGCAATTAGTTTCAG gtTAATAATGTTCCTGGCAtctaaataa
- the LOC124428662 gene encoding calcium-independent phospholipase A2-gamma-like isoform X4 encodes MSMQNHSKLFAQIKDYLNKFGYEKNLQMILSKYWIELVQKIAYIQGDTIRKLLFIGAQKQSDKIIKEEKSNFEKSVLTVTTEREEEINEKTIIDNRKLVEKLIESPTVQKEDFKLSNTNVKLHLKELTYLPQIFTALILKLTNKAKESGLTSTPKWKINVTSNISKHSIISRTRHVLTSIVNAESSASKCRRIEDLLAHIDRYPEARHYAIKEGAISTLLRIRQTNNDEKIQGSIRESLAIMGYNDPPTGRGIRILSIDGGGIRGVLVIEMLKKLEELTGKKTHEMFDYICGVSTGAIIATTLAVPKESDEGGLKRKSLDEVSDLYKEMSTKVFTQSAIKGTSSLVWSHAYYDTALWEKLLRETIGDKPLIKTNRDPNSPKFSAVSAVVNHERVMAYVFRNYTLPHRIESQYMGSHKHALWEAARASAAAPSYFEEFKHGEYLHQDGGILVNNPCAVAIHEAKQLWPNSSIQCVISFGTGRTPNRISDTDSTSVEVAISSWKEKFYKILDSATDTEAVHTMLNDLLPDHVYFRFNPYLTEMLSMVEIRPEKVSQLEQDARMYIRRNEEKFEKAAMALSQTRSMQQKLLDWITLQKRIAGL; translated from the exons atgTCAATGCAAAATCATTCAAAACTGTTTGCTCAGATAAAAGATTACTTAAACAAATTTGGTTATGAGAAAAATCTTCAAATGATTTTGTCCAAATATTGGATAGAATTGGTACAAAAGATAGCATATATCCAGGGAGATaccattagaaaattattgtttattggGGCTCAGAAACAAtcggataaaataataaaagaagagaaaagtaattttgaaaaaagtgTTCTTACGGTAACAACGGAACGggaagaagaaattaacgaaaagaccattattgataatagaaAGCTCGTAGAAAAGCTGATAGAAAGTCCAACAGTTCAAAAG GAAGATTTTAAGCTGAGCAATACTAACgttaaattacatttaaaagaGTTAACTTATTTACCGCAAATTTTTACTgctttaatattgaaattaacgaACAAGGCAAAAGAGAGCGGTTTAACGTCTACGCCAAAGTGGAAGATAAACGTTACCAGTAATATTTCAAAGCATAGTATTATTTCGAGAACGCGACATGTATTGACCAGTATTGTAAACGCCGAGTCGAGTGCCTCAAAGTGCAGAAGAATTGAAGATCTATTGGCACACATTGATCGTTATCCGGAAGCTCGACATTATGCGATCAAGGAAGGAGCTATAAGTACTTTGCTAAGAATACGGCAGAcgaataatgatgaaaaaattcaag GATCAATCAGAGAATCATTAGCAATAATGGGTTATAACGATCCTCCGACTGGACGTGGAATTAGAATTCTTTCTATAGACGGAGGAGGAATTCGGGGTGTTCTCGTTATAGAAATGTTAAAGAAATTGGAAGAATTGACTGGAAAGAAAACGCATGAGATGTTCGATTATATATGCGGTGTCAGTACAGGAGCTATTATTGCCACCACGTTAg CCGTACCGAAGGAATCGGACGAAG GAGGGCTTAAGAGAAAGTCATTAGATGAAGTCTCCGACTTGTACAAGGAAATGAGTACTAAAGTGTTTACACAGAGTGCCATAAAAGGTACTAGTAGCCTGGTGTGGAGTCACGCTTATTATGATACAGCACTGTGGGAGAAATTATTACGGGAAACAATAGGTGATAAACCCCTCATAAAGACGAATCGTGATCCTAATTCTCCGAAG TTCTCAGCTGTATCAGCGGTAGTTAATCATGAACGCGTAATGGCTTATGTATTCCGAAATTATACATTGCCCCACAGAATTGAAAGTCAATACATGGGTTCGCATAAACATGCATTATGGGAAGCAGCAAGAGCCTCAGCAGCGGCTCCGAGCTATTTCGAAGAGTTTAAACACGGAGAATACCTTCATCAGGATGGAG GTATATTGGTAAATAATCCGTGTGCAGTAGCAATACACGAGGCAAAACAATTATGGCCGAATAGTTCAATTCAATGTGTCATTTCATTTGGCACTGGAAGAACGCCAAACAGAATCTCTGATACTGATTCCACGTCGGTGGAAGTAGCCATTTCAagttggaaagaaaaattttataaaatattggaTAGCGCTACTGATACCGaag CTGTACACACAATGTTGAATGATCTTCTACCTGACCACGTCTACTTTAGATTCAATCCATACCTTACTGAAATGTTATCTATGGTAGAAATAAGACCTGAGAAAGTAAGTCAACTGGAGCAAGATGCAAGAATGTATATACGCAGGAACGAAGAGAAATTTGAGAAGGCTGCTATGGCATTATCTCAAACAAGATCAATGCAACAGAAATTATTGGATTGGATCACTTTACAGAAAAGAATAGCTGGTCTTTAA
- the LOC124428662 gene encoding calcium-independent phospholipase A2-gamma-like isoform X1, giving the protein MSLNRPIAHCHRCISLTRQLTDSATGKGSQKQITDLWKKLFLSVRNVKKENMSMQNHSKLFAQIKDYLNKFGYEKNLQMILSKYWIELVQKIAYIQGDTIRKLLFIGAQKQSDKIIKEEKSNFEKSVLTVTTEREEEINEKTIIDNRKLVEKLIESPTVQKEDFKLSNTNVKLHLKELTYLPQIFTALILKLTNKAKESGLTSTPKWKINVTSNISKHSIISRTRHVLTSIVNAESSASKCRRIEDLLAHIDRYPEARHYAIKEGAISTLLRIRQTNNDEKIQGSIRESLAIMGYNDPPTGRGIRILSIDGGGIRGVLVIEMLKKLEELTGKKTHEMFDYICGVSTGAIIATTLAVPKESDEGGLKRKSLDEVSDLYKEMSTKVFTQSAIKGTSSLVWSHAYYDTALWEKLLRETIGDKPLIKTNRDPNSPKFSAVSAVVNHERVMAYVFRNYTLPHRIESQYMGSHKHALWEAARASAAAPSYFEEFKHGEYLHQDGGILVNNPCAVAIHEAKQLWPNSSIQCVISFGTGRTPNRISDTDSTSVEVAISSWKEKFYKILDSATDTEAVHTMLNDLLPDHVYFRFNPYLTEMLSMVEIRPEKVSQLEQDARMYIRRNEEKFEKAAMALSQTRSMQQKLLDWITLQKRIAGL; this is encoded by the exons ATGTCGCTAAACAGGCCTATTGCACACTGCCATCGATGTATCTCTCTGacaag ACAATTGACAGATAGCGCGACAGGTAAAGGTTCCCAAAAACAGATAACAGATTTGTGgaaaaaacttttcttatCCGTAAGGAAcgtaaagaaggaaaacatgTCAATGCAAAATCATTCAAAACTGTTTGCTCAGATAAAAGATTACTTAAACAAATTTGGTTATGAGAAAAATCTTCAAATGATTTTGTCCAAATATTGGATAGAATTGGTACAAAAGATAGCATATATCCAGGGAGATaccattagaaaattattgtttattggGGCTCAGAAACAAtcggataaaataataaaagaagagaaaagtaattttgaaaaaagtgTTCTTACGGTAACAACGGAACGggaagaagaaattaacgaaaagaccattattgataatagaaAGCTCGTAGAAAAGCTGATAGAAAGTCCAACAGTTCAAAAG GAAGATTTTAAGCTGAGCAATACTAACgttaaattacatttaaaagaGTTAACTTATTTACCGCAAATTTTTACTgctttaatattgaaattaacgaACAAGGCAAAAGAGAGCGGTTTAACGTCTACGCCAAAGTGGAAGATAAACGTTACCAGTAATATTTCAAAGCATAGTATTATTTCGAGAACGCGACATGTATTGACCAGTATTGTAAACGCCGAGTCGAGTGCCTCAAAGTGCAGAAGAATTGAAGATCTATTGGCACACATTGATCGTTATCCGGAAGCTCGACATTATGCGATCAAGGAAGGAGCTATAAGTACTTTGCTAAGAATACGGCAGAcgaataatgatgaaaaaattcaag GATCAATCAGAGAATCATTAGCAATAATGGGTTATAACGATCCTCCGACTGGACGTGGAATTAGAATTCTTTCTATAGACGGAGGAGGAATTCGGGGTGTTCTCGTTATAGAAATGTTAAAGAAATTGGAAGAATTGACTGGAAAGAAAACGCATGAGATGTTCGATTATATATGCGGTGTCAGTACAGGAGCTATTATTGCCACCACGTTAg CCGTACCGAAGGAATCGGACGAAG GAGGGCTTAAGAGAAAGTCATTAGATGAAGTCTCCGACTTGTACAAGGAAATGAGTACTAAAGTGTTTACACAGAGTGCCATAAAAGGTACTAGTAGCCTGGTGTGGAGTCACGCTTATTATGATACAGCACTGTGGGAGAAATTATTACGGGAAACAATAGGTGATAAACCCCTCATAAAGACGAATCGTGATCCTAATTCTCCGAAG TTCTCAGCTGTATCAGCGGTAGTTAATCATGAACGCGTAATGGCTTATGTATTCCGAAATTATACATTGCCCCACAGAATTGAAAGTCAATACATGGGTTCGCATAAACATGCATTATGGGAAGCAGCAAGAGCCTCAGCAGCGGCTCCGAGCTATTTCGAAGAGTTTAAACACGGAGAATACCTTCATCAGGATGGAG GTATATTGGTAAATAATCCGTGTGCAGTAGCAATACACGAGGCAAAACAATTATGGCCGAATAGTTCAATTCAATGTGTCATTTCATTTGGCACTGGAAGAACGCCAAACAGAATCTCTGATACTGATTCCACGTCGGTGGAAGTAGCCATTTCAagttggaaagaaaaattttataaaatattggaTAGCGCTACTGATACCGaag CTGTACACACAATGTTGAATGATCTTCTACCTGACCACGTCTACTTTAGATTCAATCCATACCTTACTGAAATGTTATCTATGGTAGAAATAAGACCTGAGAAAGTAAGTCAACTGGAGCAAGATGCAAGAATGTATATACGCAGGAACGAAGAGAAATTTGAGAAGGCTGCTATGGCATTATCTCAAACAAGATCAATGCAACAGAAATTATTGGATTGGATCACTTTACAGAAAAGAATAGCTGGTCTTTAA
- the LOC124428662 gene encoding calcium-independent phospholipase A2-gamma-like isoform X2 — MANIKVQKLFRTFLDRRQLTDSATGKGSQKQITDLWKKLFLSVRNVKKENMSMQNHSKLFAQIKDYLNKFGYEKNLQMILSKYWIELVQKIAYIQGDTIRKLLFIGAQKQSDKIIKEEKSNFEKSVLTVTTEREEEINEKTIIDNRKLVEKLIESPTVQKEDFKLSNTNVKLHLKELTYLPQIFTALILKLTNKAKESGLTSTPKWKINVTSNISKHSIISRTRHVLTSIVNAESSASKCRRIEDLLAHIDRYPEARHYAIKEGAISTLLRIRQTNNDEKIQGSIRESLAIMGYNDPPTGRGIRILSIDGGGIRGVLVIEMLKKLEELTGKKTHEMFDYICGVSTGAIIATTLAVPKESDEGGLKRKSLDEVSDLYKEMSTKVFTQSAIKGTSSLVWSHAYYDTALWEKLLRETIGDKPLIKTNRDPNSPKFSAVSAVVNHERVMAYVFRNYTLPHRIESQYMGSHKHALWEAARASAAAPSYFEEFKHGEYLHQDGGILVNNPCAVAIHEAKQLWPNSSIQCVISFGTGRTPNRISDTDSTSVEVAISSWKEKFYKILDSATDTEAVHTMLNDLLPDHVYFRFNPYLTEMLSMVEIRPEKVSQLEQDARMYIRRNEEKFEKAAMALSQTRSMQQKLLDWITLQKRIAGL; from the exons atggCGAATATTAAGGTACAAAAAC tGTTTCGTACCTTTTTGGATCGCAGACAATTGACAGATAGCGCGACAGGTAAAGGTTCCCAAAAACAGATAACAGATTTGTGgaaaaaacttttcttatCCGTAAGGAAcgtaaagaaggaaaacatgTCAATGCAAAATCATTCAAAACTGTTTGCTCAGATAAAAGATTACTTAAACAAATTTGGTTATGAGAAAAATCTTCAAATGATTTTGTCCAAATATTGGATAGAATTGGTACAAAAGATAGCATATATCCAGGGAGATaccattagaaaattattgtttattggGGCTCAGAAACAAtcggataaaataataaaagaagagaaaagtaattttgaaaaaagtgTTCTTACGGTAACAACGGAACGggaagaagaaattaacgaaaagaccattattgataatagaaAGCTCGTAGAAAAGCTGATAGAAAGTCCAACAGTTCAAAAG GAAGATTTTAAGCTGAGCAATACTAACgttaaattacatttaaaagaGTTAACTTATTTACCGCAAATTTTTACTgctttaatattgaaattaacgaACAAGGCAAAAGAGAGCGGTTTAACGTCTACGCCAAAGTGGAAGATAAACGTTACCAGTAATATTTCAAAGCATAGTATTATTTCGAGAACGCGACATGTATTGACCAGTATTGTAAACGCCGAGTCGAGTGCCTCAAAGTGCAGAAGAATTGAAGATCTATTGGCACACATTGATCGTTATCCGGAAGCTCGACATTATGCGATCAAGGAAGGAGCTATAAGTACTTTGCTAAGAATACGGCAGAcgaataatgatgaaaaaattcaag GATCAATCAGAGAATCATTAGCAATAATGGGTTATAACGATCCTCCGACTGGACGTGGAATTAGAATTCTTTCTATAGACGGAGGAGGAATTCGGGGTGTTCTCGTTATAGAAATGTTAAAGAAATTGGAAGAATTGACTGGAAAGAAAACGCATGAGATGTTCGATTATATATGCGGTGTCAGTACAGGAGCTATTATTGCCACCACGTTAg CCGTACCGAAGGAATCGGACGAAG GAGGGCTTAAGAGAAAGTCATTAGATGAAGTCTCCGACTTGTACAAGGAAATGAGTACTAAAGTGTTTACACAGAGTGCCATAAAAGGTACTAGTAGCCTGGTGTGGAGTCACGCTTATTATGATACAGCACTGTGGGAGAAATTATTACGGGAAACAATAGGTGATAAACCCCTCATAAAGACGAATCGTGATCCTAATTCTCCGAAG TTCTCAGCTGTATCAGCGGTAGTTAATCATGAACGCGTAATGGCTTATGTATTCCGAAATTATACATTGCCCCACAGAATTGAAAGTCAATACATGGGTTCGCATAAACATGCATTATGGGAAGCAGCAAGAGCCTCAGCAGCGGCTCCGAGCTATTTCGAAGAGTTTAAACACGGAGAATACCTTCATCAGGATGGAG GTATATTGGTAAATAATCCGTGTGCAGTAGCAATACACGAGGCAAAACAATTATGGCCGAATAGTTCAATTCAATGTGTCATTTCATTTGGCACTGGAAGAACGCCAAACAGAATCTCTGATACTGATTCCACGTCGGTGGAAGTAGCCATTTCAagttggaaagaaaaattttataaaatattggaTAGCGCTACTGATACCGaag CTGTACACACAATGTTGAATGATCTTCTACCTGACCACGTCTACTTTAGATTCAATCCATACCTTACTGAAATGTTATCTATGGTAGAAATAAGACCTGAGAAAGTAAGTCAACTGGAGCAAGATGCAAGAATGTATATACGCAGGAACGAAGAGAAATTTGAGAAGGCTGCTATGGCATTATCTCAAACAAGATCAATGCAACAGAAATTATTGGATTGGATCACTTTACAGAAAAGAATAGCTGGTCTTTAA
- the LOC124428662 gene encoding calcium-independent phospholipase A2-gamma-like isoform X3, which yields MSLNRPIAHCHRCISLTRQLTDSATGKGSQKQITDLWKKLFLSVRNVKKENMSMQNHSKLFAQIKDYLNKFGYEKNLQMILSKYWIELVQKIAYIQGDTIRKLLFIGAQKQSDKIIKEEKSNFEKSVLTVTTEREEEINEKTIIDNRKLVEKLIESPTVQKEDFKLSNTNVKLHLKELTYLPQIFTALILKLTNKAKESGLTSTPKWKINVTSNISKHSIISRTRHVLTSIVNAESSASKCRRIEDLLAHIDRYPEARHYAIKEGAISTLLRIRQTNNDEKIQGSIRESLAIMGYNDPPTGRGIRILSIDGGGIRGVLVIEMLKKLEELTGKKTHEMFDYICGVSTGAIIATTLGGLKRKSLDEVSDLYKEMSTKVFTQSAIKGTSSLVWSHAYYDTALWEKLLRETIGDKPLIKTNRDPNSPKFSAVSAVVNHERVMAYVFRNYTLPHRIESQYMGSHKHALWEAARASAAAPSYFEEFKHGEYLHQDGGILVNNPCAVAIHEAKQLWPNSSIQCVISFGTGRTPNRISDTDSTSVEVAISSWKEKFYKILDSATDTEAVHTMLNDLLPDHVYFRFNPYLTEMLSMVEIRPEKVSQLEQDARMYIRRNEEKFEKAAMALSQTRSMQQKLLDWITLQKRIAGL from the exons ATGTCGCTAAACAGGCCTATTGCACACTGCCATCGATGTATCTCTCTGacaag ACAATTGACAGATAGCGCGACAGGTAAAGGTTCCCAAAAACAGATAACAGATTTGTGgaaaaaacttttcttatCCGTAAGGAAcgtaaagaaggaaaacatgTCAATGCAAAATCATTCAAAACTGTTTGCTCAGATAAAAGATTACTTAAACAAATTTGGTTATGAGAAAAATCTTCAAATGATTTTGTCCAAATATTGGATAGAATTGGTACAAAAGATAGCATATATCCAGGGAGATaccattagaaaattattgtttattggGGCTCAGAAACAAtcggataaaataataaaagaagagaaaagtaattttgaaaaaagtgTTCTTACGGTAACAACGGAACGggaagaagaaattaacgaaaagaccattattgataatagaaAGCTCGTAGAAAAGCTGATAGAAAGTCCAACAGTTCAAAAG GAAGATTTTAAGCTGAGCAATACTAACgttaaattacatttaaaagaGTTAACTTATTTACCGCAAATTTTTACTgctttaatattgaaattaacgaACAAGGCAAAAGAGAGCGGTTTAACGTCTACGCCAAAGTGGAAGATAAACGTTACCAGTAATATTTCAAAGCATAGTATTATTTCGAGAACGCGACATGTATTGACCAGTATTGTAAACGCCGAGTCGAGTGCCTCAAAGTGCAGAAGAATTGAAGATCTATTGGCACACATTGATCGTTATCCGGAAGCTCGACATTATGCGATCAAGGAAGGAGCTATAAGTACTTTGCTAAGAATACGGCAGAcgaataatgatgaaaaaattcaag GATCAATCAGAGAATCATTAGCAATAATGGGTTATAACGATCCTCCGACTGGACGTGGAATTAGAATTCTTTCTATAGACGGAGGAGGAATTCGGGGTGTTCTCGTTATAGAAATGTTAAAGAAATTGGAAGAATTGACTGGAAAGAAAACGCATGAGATGTTCGATTATATATGCGGTGTCAGTACAGGAGCTATTATTGCCACCACGTTAg GAGGGCTTAAGAGAAAGTCATTAGATGAAGTCTCCGACTTGTACAAGGAAATGAGTACTAAAGTGTTTACACAGAGTGCCATAAAAGGTACTAGTAGCCTGGTGTGGAGTCACGCTTATTATGATACAGCACTGTGGGAGAAATTATTACGGGAAACAATAGGTGATAAACCCCTCATAAAGACGAATCGTGATCCTAATTCTCCGAAG TTCTCAGCTGTATCAGCGGTAGTTAATCATGAACGCGTAATGGCTTATGTATTCCGAAATTATACATTGCCCCACAGAATTGAAAGTCAATACATGGGTTCGCATAAACATGCATTATGGGAAGCAGCAAGAGCCTCAGCAGCGGCTCCGAGCTATTTCGAAGAGTTTAAACACGGAGAATACCTTCATCAGGATGGAG GTATATTGGTAAATAATCCGTGTGCAGTAGCAATACACGAGGCAAAACAATTATGGCCGAATAGTTCAATTCAATGTGTCATTTCATTTGGCACTGGAAGAACGCCAAACAGAATCTCTGATACTGATTCCACGTCGGTGGAAGTAGCCATTTCAagttggaaagaaaaattttataaaatattggaTAGCGCTACTGATACCGaag CTGTACACACAATGTTGAATGATCTTCTACCTGACCACGTCTACTTTAGATTCAATCCATACCTTACTGAAATGTTATCTATGGTAGAAATAAGACCTGAGAAAGTAAGTCAACTGGAGCAAGATGCAAGAATGTATATACGCAGGAACGAAGAGAAATTTGAGAAGGCTGCTATGGCATTATCTCAAACAAGATCAATGCAACAGAAATTATTGGATTGGATCACTTTACAGAAAAGAATAGCTGGTCTTTAA